CCCGGGGCGAGGGGGAGCGCTCGGCGCTGTACATGATCCCGTTTATCTTGATGCCGGCCGCCAGCCGGCTGGTGCGACTGAATGATGAGTCGGGGGATCAGGGGCCGCTGCTGCTGACGCTTGCGTTTCTGGCCTACCAGACGTGGTTCACGGAGACGTTTTTCTATACGTATTGGTAGGGGGTTAGGCTTTAGGCTTTAGGGGTTTAGGCTTTAGGGGTTTAGGCTAGAGGCATGCGGCTTGCTGCCCTGTAGCTTTTGCGTTGTGGTTCAACCGGAGCCGAAGATCGGTGGTCTACTGAGTGCATTAGACTGTATTGCCTACAGCCTAAAGCCTACAGACTAAAGCCTATACACGGTGCTGGAGTGGTATCGAGCGATGTGGCGTGACAAGACGGTTTCGGTAGTTTTTCCGACGTATAACGAAAAAGAGTCCATCCGGGCGGCGATCGAGGATTTTTTCGCTTCCGGGTATGTGGACGAGATCGTGGTGGTCAACAACAACGCGGCGGAGGGGACGGACGACGAGGTGCGCGAGACGCGGGCGCGGCTGGTGTACGAGACGGCGCAGGGCTACGGGCACGCGATCTGGAAGGGGCTGGCGGAGGCAACGGGCGATCTGCTGATTATTGCGGAGCCGGACGGCACGTTTTCGGGGAATGACGTGATCAAGCTGCTGGCCTTTTCCGACGACGTACCGGTGGTTTTCGGGACGCGGACGGCGCGCGAGTTTGTGTGGGACGGGGCGAATATGGGGCTTTTCCTGAAGTGGGGCAACTACGCGGTGGGGAAGCTGATGGAGTTTCTGTTCAACACGACGTTCCTGAGCGATGTGGGCTGCACGATGCGGCTGCTGCACCGGCGCGTATACGAGGAGATCCGGCCGCAGTTCACGGTGGGGGGATCGCATTTCGGGCCGCAGTTGATGCTGCTGGTCATTCTGAACGGCTTCGCGTTTGTGGAGATTCCGGTGAATTACCGGAAGCGGGTCGGAGAATCATCGGTCACGGGGAATCTTTTTCGGGCGTTTACACTGGGCTGCCAGATGATTTGGATGATACTTCGGTATCGGGCGGCGTCGTGGCTGGGAATACTTCCGCGCCGAAAGCGGGCGGATCGCCCCGGCGGCGGGACTTGACATCGCGCCGCCAACGTGGTAGAGTTTGAACAAGCCTTGACAGGTCCGAGGGGCGTGCTGTGCCTGCGCGCCATTTTGTTAGGGTTTCGCTACATTTGGGCTGCCGTTTCGGGCCGCAATTATGCGCAAACTGATCTGACTGGTTGCGGGCCAGAAAGGACAAGTTTTTTTCGTGGTCGCCTATTCGCGAGAGGTGGTATCGGAAGTACTGGCCGCGAATGACATCGTACAAATTATTGGCGCCCACGTAGAGCTCAAGGGCGCCGGGCCGGGCCGCAAGAAGGGCCTGTGCCCCTTCCACCGCGAAAAGACGCCTTCGTTTGTGGTGAGTATTGATCGCCAGACCTTCCACTGTTTTGGCTGCGGGAAGGGGGGCGACGCGTTGCGCTTTCTGATGGATTACGACGGGCTTCACTTTGTCGACGCGTTGAAGCTGCTTGCCGATCGCGGCAATGTGCGGCTGCCGGCCCAGAGCGCGGCGGCGGAATCCCAGGACGGGATCCGGAAGCAATTGCTGGAGTTCAACGAGTCCGCCAACCGTTTTTACCAGAAGCTGCTGGCGCACCCGGAGCGGGGAACGGGCGGGCGCGCGTACCTGGACGGGCGTCGGCTTCGGGCGGAGACGGTGTCTCGATTCGGGCTGGGCCTGGCTCCGGACGACTGGCGGGTCTTGCTGGATGGCGCCCGGAAGAAGGGCACACCGGAAGCCGTAATTCAGGCTTCGGGCCTGTTCAAGCAGAGCGAGGGCGGGAACGTTTACGACGCGTTCCGCAACCGCCTGATGTTCCCGATCCGGGATGTTGCGGGGAATGTGGTCGCGTTTGGGGGCCGGGCGCTGGACGACAGCCCGGCGAAGTATATCAATTCGCCGGAGACGGCGGTGTACCGGAAGAGCCGGGTTCTTTACGCGCTGCACGAGGCGCGGGACGCGATGAAGCGGGAGAAGTACGCCATCCTGGTGGAAGGCTATTTTGACGCGCTGCGCTGTTTTGACGCTGGTATCGAGAACGTGGTGGCGACGTGCGGGACGGCGCTGACGCCGGAGCAGGCGTCGCTGATGAAGCGTTACGTGCCGGAGGTGGTGCTGGTTTACGACGGGGACGCGGCGGGCGTGCAGGCGGCGATGAAGGGTACGGGGGTGCTGACGGCGGCGGGCCTGCGGGTGCGGGCGATGGCGCTGCCGGACAACCAGGATCCGGACGATTTTATCCGGGACGCGGGCGCGGAGGCGTTTCGCGCGCTGCTTGCGGATGCGAGCGATTTTGTGACGTTTTACGCGCGGCACAGCGCGGAGCGGTTGGAGACGATCGAAGGCCGGACCGAAGTGGCGCACGAACTGTTCGATATCCTCCGGGGTATCGAGGACGCGGTACGGCTGGATGAATACCTGAAGTTGGCCGCGCGCGAGATTGGCCTGAACGAGTGGGCATGCCGCCGTGAATTTGAGACGTATGTGACGTCGGGCGCGCGCCGCGGTCCGGCCCGCGAGGAGCCGGAGACGCCCGCGGCGGCGGTATCGAAGGACGACCGCGACTTTCTTTCGGCGCTGCTTTGCGATGCCTCGCTGCTGGCCAAGGCGCAGCGGGTGCTCGAAGGACGCCTGGACACGGTGCGCGGCCCGCTGGCGGAGGTGTTGGCGTTGGTGTTTGCGCACGGCGCGCGCAACTTGGATTCTGATTTTGAGTCCGAGGCCGCGCGGCGGCTGTATTCCGCGGCGGCGGCGAGCGGCGCGGACGAGATGAAGGAACCCGAGACGCTGGTAACGAAACGGCTGAACCGCCTGGAAAACGAAGCGCTGCGCGCAGAGAACGCGACGGTTATGAACCAGATCCAGGAAGCGGAACGGGCCGGCGATGCCGGACGGCTGGCGGAACTATTACAACGTAAATTGCAACTGGGTAAACAGCTGGAGCGGGTTGGCGCGTTTTAATTCGTGGCTCGCGCGCTCTTCAGCAACACGACGAATCGAGGGTAAGTTATGGCCGTAAAGAAGAAGACGACGACCATCAAGGACCAGAAGACCAAGGAGACCCTGGCGCGCGCCAAGGAGTCCGGGATGCTGTCGTACGACGACCTGGACAACATTCTGGCGGAGAACGTGGACGAGGTCATGGTCGAACTGACGGAGGCCAACGTTGAGATTGTAGAAGATTACCGCATCGATTCGGAGAAGAAGGAAGAGGAAAGCCGGCGCGCGAAGATCGCGAAGAAGGCGGAACTCCGGCGCGAGGCGGCGCACAGCCGGCTGGAGCGTGCGGACGACCCGGTGCGGATGTATTTGCGCGAAATGGGCCGGGTTCCGCTTCTGACGAAGGATCAGGAAGTCGCGATTGCGAAGCGGATTGAGGCGGCGGAGGCGGATCTGAACGACGTGATCATGGGCACACCCTACACCCTCAAGGAAATTCAGATGATCGGCGCGCGGCTGCTCGCCGGGCGTCTGAATTACGCCCAGATCTGCAAGGACGAGGATCCGCGCATCCACCACCGGTTCGTGAACAACCTGCCGGACCTGATGGAGCAGATTGCGGAGCTGGACGGCGCGATTGAAGCCCAGGACAAGCGCGCGCGCCGGCCCGGGGTGTCGGAGAAGAGCCTCCAGAACGTTGAAAAGAAGCTGGCGGAATGCCGCGAGCAGCAGATCGGAATCGTGTGCCATTTCAACCTGAAGTCTAAGGAGATCGCGAAGATCGGGCGGAAGATCAAGGGCCTCAAGCGCCGAATCTCCGCGTGCCGCGACGAGATCGACCGGGTGGAACGCGAGATCGGCCTTGAGGGCAAGGAAATCCACGAGCAGGCGGGCAAGATCCGGCGCGCGGCGACGGGTTCGGAGAAGCTGGGCCCGGAGAAGGAGGCGGTCCTGGATGCGGAGCGCCGCCTGACGATCGCGCAGCGGAAGATCGAGCAGATCGAGAGCGACGCGAAGCTGAACGCGGACGAGATCGGGGCGCTGATCGACGTGATCAAGCACCGCGAGGAACTGATCTACAATGCGAAGATGGAGTTGGTCGAGGCGAACCTCCGCCTGGTGGTGAGCATCGGCAAGAAGTACACGAACCGCGGGATGTCCTTCCTGGATCTGATCCAGGAGGGGAACATCGGCCTGATGAAGGCGGTGGACAAGTTCGAGTACCAGCGCGGCTACAAGTTCTCGACGTACGCGACGTGGTGGATCCGGCAGGCGATCACGCGATCGATCGCGGACCAGGCCCGGACGATCCGTATTCCGGTGCACATGATCGAATCGATCAACAAGCTGGTGCGCACGAGCCGCCGGCTGGTGCAGGAGTATGGCCGCGAGCCGAGCCCGGAGGAGATCGCGGAAGAGATGGAGATGTCGGCCGACAAGGTCCGGTCGATTCTCAAGATCGCGCAGGAGGCCATCAGCCTGGAGACTCCGGTCGGCGACGAGGGCGATTCGAGCTTCGGCGATTTCATCGAGGACAAGGGCGCGGAGAGCCCGGCCAACGCGACGGCCTTCAGCGTGTTCCAGGAGCGCCTGGACGAGGTGCTCGGATCGCTCACGGAACGCGAGGAGAAGGTGCTGCGCCTGCGCTTCGGCCTGGGCGACGGCTATCCCCGGACACTTGAGGAAGTGGGGAGCGTGTTCAACGTGACGCGCGAGCGCGTACGGCAGATAGAGGCCAAGGCGCTCCGTAAGATGCGCCATCCGACGCGGTCGCGCGAGCTGAAGACGTTCCTCGACTGGAGCCTTACGCAGTAGGCGCAATGCCCCCGGTATTTCGCGGGCCGGACGGCGGCGACGCCGTCCGGCTCTTGCGTTTTCGGGCCGCGAGCCAGTATGATCGCGGCCACGCCCAACGGGCCCTTAGCTCAGTCGGTTAGAGCAGGTGACTCATAATCACTTGGTCGAAGGTTCAAGTCCTTCAGGGCCCACCATTTAATACCAACGACTTACGGCAATGCCGCAGGTCGTTTTTTTGTGCCTGAAGGGGCCGCGTACCAATATCGTGACACTTGGAATTGGCGGGTTTTGGATATGGGGGGTGGCTCAGGTATTCTGAACGGGATTTTGGGGCGTTGTGGCGCGGGCGCGTTCGGAGTTTCGGTTTGCGTCTTGCGTTGGCGCTCTTGCTGGATCGGGTGCGCGTGGCGTGATGTTCGCGGGCCTGTGATGGGGTGCGGATGCGGGGATGTTCCGGCCGTTGGTGTGGCGGCGCGGGAATTTCTTCGCGGTACGGGAGCCGGGATGGTGGATACCGTTGTGCGATATTTCGGTGAATCCGCAGAGATCGAGGGCCACGCCTCGTCGCGCAGGCGCATTCTTGTGGTGGACGATGACGCGGATTTTTCGGCGGCGATTGGGGATATCCTGGATGCGGAGGGGTATCTGGCGCAGTCGGCCGGGGGCGCGGAGGAAGCGCGCGAGATTGCGGCGTCGTTTCAGCCGCATGTGGCGCTGCTGGATATCCGTCTGGGGCGGGACAATGGCATTGCTCTGATCGGGCAGTTGAAGTCGGTATGCCCGGACATTCTGTGTGTGATGATGACGGGTCACGCGGCGCTGGATACGGCGATCGAGGCGCTTCAGCAGGGGGCGTACAATTACTTGCGCAAGCCGATCGATGGCCTTGATTTGCTCACAACGCTGGAGCGTTGTTTTGAGCGTATCGATCTGGAGGCGGCGAAGCAGGTGGCGGAAGCGGCGCTGAACGAGCGCAATCTGGAGTTGCTGGCGTTGACGGTGCGGCTGCGCGGGGTCGTGGAATCGACGACGCGGCTTGCGGGGGTGCAGCGTCCCGCGGCGCTGGCTCCGATGGTTTTTGAGGAGATGCGTTTCGCGACGGGCGCGGCTTCCGGCGCGGTGTACCTGGCGCGGGGCGCGGATTTCTGGCTTGCGCATGTTACGGGGGACTGCGATCTGCCCGCGGAGCTTCCCGCGCGGTCGCTTGCGGACGGCGCGCTGGACGCGCTTATCCGTCTTCGCGTACCGGTAACGATTTCCGGTGTGGCCGGGCCGGTTTCGCTGTTTTCGGGGGGTTCCGGGCCGGCAATTCCGGGGCCGCTACTTGCGCTGCCGCTCGGCGGGCATGAGGACGCGCTGGCGGGCTTCGTGCTCTTGTTTCGGGAGAGCGACGCGCCGTTTTCGGCGCAGGATCGGGACCTGGGCCATTTGCTGGCGTCGGTGAGTTCGGAGATTTTGCGGGCGGCGGAGGTGTCGGAGGCGCGATCGCGCCTTGCGGCGGCGGTGGAGCACGCGGCGGAGTCGATCATGATTACGGATGCGTCGGGGATCATCCAGTACGTGAACCCGGCGTTTGAAAAGTTGATGGGCTATTCGCGGGAAGAGACGATCGGCCAGACGCCGCGCATTCTGCGGAGCGGCCAGATGGAGGACGCGTTTTACGCGCGGCTCTGGGAGTCGCTGCTGTCGGGGCAGGTCTGGCAGGGCCGCTTCATCAACAAGACGAAGTCCGGGGAATTTCTGGAACAGGATGCGACGATATCGTCGATCCGCGACCAGTCGGGCGCGATTATCAGTTTTGTGTCGGTGGCGCGCGACGTGACGCGCGAGGTGGAGCTGGAGGCGCGTCTGCGGCAGGCGCAGAAGCTGGAGGCAATCGGGACGCTGGCCGGTGGGATCGCGCACGATTTCAACAATATGTTGAGCCCGATTCTGGGCTATGCGGAGCTGGCGCTGATGTCGGCGGAGGCGGGCAGCGATCTGGCGCGGCACCTGCACGAGATCCACAATGCGGGCCAGCGGGCTTCGGCGCTGGTGAAACAGATCCTGGCGTTCAGCCGCCGGTCGAACCAGGAGCGGCGCCATGTGAAGCTGCACTTGATTGCGGGCGAGTGCGCGCAGCTGATCCGGGGATCCTTCCCGTCGACGATCGCGATCACGATGGACCTTCAGGATTGCCGCCCGGTGCTGGCGGATCCGATGCAGATGCACCAGATGATCATGAACCTGTGCACGAACGCGTACCACGCGATGCGTAGCCAGGGCGGCGAACTGACGGTCCGCCTCCGGGAGGAAACGATCGGGCCCGGCTCGCCGCTGGCCGGTGCGGGTTTTCCGGCGGGGGACTATGTTTGCCTTTCCGTGGCGGATACGGGCGCGGGCATGTCGGCGGACACGATGGAGCGTATATTCGAGCCGTACTTCACGACCAAGCGCGCGGGGGAGGGGACGGGCCTGGGCCTGGCGACGGTGCATAGCATTGTGCAGGGACACCGGGGACACGTCACGGTTCGCAGCGCGCCGAGGGAGGGGTCGGAGTTTGATGTTTACCTTCCGGTATCGGAGGCTGGACAGGCTCCCGGCCGGACGCCCTCGCCGGTTCCGGGCCTGGTGCGCGGCGAGGAGCGGGTGCTGGTCGTGGACGACGAGCCATCGATTGTGTCGGTGATGCGCCAGGGGCTGGAAATGATGGGCTACCGGGTGTCGGGCTATACGGACAGCGCCGCGGCGATGCAGGCGTTCACGGCGGATCCGGCGTCGTTCGATATCATTGTCACGGATCAGACGATGCCGAAACTGCTTGGCCTGGAGCTGGCGCGGCGCGCGCTCGCGCTTCGTCCGGAGATCCCGGTAATCCTGACGACGGGTTTCAGCGATTCGGTCAACGAGAGCATCGCGCGGAAGGCCGGTATCCGGGAGTTTCTGTTGAAGCCGGCGTCCCCGCGCACGATTGCGGAGCGGATCCGGCGCATTCTCGACACGCCGCCGGACTGAGCGGGGAGGTCAGGCTTTGCGCAGGCGTGCGTGGAGCAGGGCGGCGCCGAACAGGGCGGCCTGGACGAGGATGATGGCGGGGCCGCTGGGGAGGTCGCTGTAGTAGGATGCGGCGAGCCCGGCCAGTACGCCCGTCACGTTGATGGCGAGGGTGTAGACCATCATATGGATGAAGCGGTGGGCGAGCAGGCGCGCGGTAGCGGCGGGGATCACGAGGAAGGCGGACATCAGCAGTATGCCTACGATCTTGATGGCGATGACGGTGACGACGGCGACGGCGATGGAGAGCAGGTACTCGTCTCGGAGGACGGGGTGGCCGTCGGCGCGTGCGAGGTTCCGGTCGAAGGTGGCGTAGGCCCACCGCCCCCAGAGCGGCAGCAGGGCGAGGTTGGCGAGGAAGGCCCCGGCGCAAAGGAAGAGGTCCTGCCGGGTGAGGGCGAGTATCGAGCCGAAGAGGTAGGTGAAGGCGTCGCTGGAGTTGGTTTCGCGCCAGAAGAGGAAGATGACGCCGAGCGCCATGGCGAGTGAGAAGAAGATTCCGACGGCGGTATCGGCGGCGAGGGCGGTGTGGGTGCGCACCCAGACGATACCGGCGGCGACGGCGACGGTAAAGGGGATGGCGACGAGGAGGGGATCCTGTTCGAGGAGCATGCCGAGGGCGACGCCGCCGAACGCGGCGTGGGCGAGCCCGCTTCCGAGAAAGGCGAGCTGTCGCTGGACGATGAAGGGGCCGTAGAAGCTGGAGACGAGCGCGACGAGGAGTCCGCCGGCGAGGGCGCGCTGCATGAAGGTGTATTCGAGTATCTCAGGCATCGCCCGGGGCTCCCAGGTGGGTCTTGTCCACGTGGCCCCGGTGGCCGAAGAGTGCGAGCAGTCGCGGCTCGGCGGCGACCTCGCGGGCCGGCCCGAATCCGACGACCTTCCGGTCGAGCAGGAGGACGTGGTCGGCGTGGCAGCGGGCGCCTTCCCAGTCGTGGGTAATCATGATGACGGTGGCTCCGGAGGTCTCCTGGTAGCGGCACAGGATGTGGTACATGGCCGCTTCGCCCTTGAGATCCATGCCGGCTCCCGGCTCGTCGAGCACGAGGAGTTCCGGGCTGTTGGCGAGGCTGCGCGCGAGGAATGCCCGCTGGAGTTCGCCGCCGGAGATGGCCTGTACGGGCCTTTCGGCCAGGTGCGCGACGCCGGTTTCTTCGAGCATTTGCATGGCCCGGTCGCGGTGCGCCTTTGAAATGCGCCAGGGCCATACGCCGGTGATCCCGCTGACAACCAGCTCGAGGACGGTGGCGGGGAACTGCTGCGCGAAGGTTTTTTTCTGGGGGACGTAGGCGACGCGGGTACCGGCGTGCGCTCCGGGGGCGAGGCCGAGCACGGAGACGGCGCCTTCGTCCGGGGGAATCAGGCCGAGCAGGACATTCAGCAGGGTGCTTTTTCCGGCTCCGTTGGGGCCGATGACGGCGACGAAGGATCCGGGCTCAATGCGGAAGGAGACGGAATCGAGCGCGGGGCGCCCTCCATAACGCACGGACAGGCCGCTTACATCTACCGCCGCGACGCTCACTGGAAGGCCTCCCAGAGCAGGTTGGCGTTGGTGCGCATGAATGCGGCGTAGGTATCCTGCCCGGGCGATCCGCCGAGGGGGTCGACGACGGTGACGCGTGTACCGAGCATTTCCGCGAGCACCTCGGCGGGCTTCCCGGGCAACTGCACTTCGGAAAGGATAATCCGGTGATCTGATCGCGCGAGTACGTTGCGGATCGTTTCGAGGGTCTGCGGTGTGGGCTCACGGCCGGGAAAGGGCTCGATATGCGCGGAGACCACGATGCCGTAGCGGTGGAAGAAGTAGGTCCAGGAGGGGTGAAACGCCGCGAGCGTGTATTCGGCGCCTTTCGGGCGCGCCGCGTCGAATTCGCGGTTTAGTGCGTCGAGGGTTTCGGAGAATCGGTCGGCGTTGGCGCGGTAGGTCTCGGCGTTTTCGGGGTTCAGGCGGGAGAGAATCTCCACGATGCCGGGCAATACCGATTGCACGGCGACGGGATCGAGCCAGAAGTGGGCGTTCCAGGCGCCGGGCTCGGCTTCGTGGTCGTGAACCTCGTCCTCGACGCAGTGCGCTGTTTCGTAGGGAAGGCGATCCTCCTCGGGCAAGAGCGCGAACACGCTGTGCACGCGCCCGGGGGCGAGCCGCGCGACCCAGCCGTCAATGGTCTCGTCGACGTGGAATACGGCGGGGGCCTCGGCGAGGGCGCGGGCCACCGAGGGGCGCAGCTCGAAGGTATGCGGGGAGGCTCCGGGCGGAAGAATGCACGCCACCGTTGCCCCCTCCCCCACGATTTCCTGGAGTATCATTTTTAACGGCGGGATGGTGGCCACGATGGTGGGCGCGCCGCCCGGTTCCCGCGAGCACCCCTGAAACAATGCCAGCAGCAGCAGCACGCCGGCGGCGCGCGCGCATCCGCGCCAAGTAGCGGTATGCCCGTTCATAATGTAAATCATAACTCTCCGTAACGGCGCGATAGTTTCCAGCCGACGCATGTCAATCGCATTTAGACTTCGTGTACGAGCCAATCACCCTATGAACCGCTGGAATCTCAGATTACGGCTCGTGTGTTGGGGCGCCTGCATGTCACCTGTGGCGAGCTCTGGACGTTGCCGGCAGCGATGCTGGCGATCCGCCATGCTTACTTTCGTTGATTCCAGGATTCGTAACATTTTGGCCGCCTGAAGCAGCTACCAGGTATCGTTCCGGGCGTTCCAGTGATCTGCGAGGAGGCGCGGGGGCCATTTCACAAGCGCAACGATCCCATGAAGTCATGCGCTCCTCCTGCCGCGGACAGGAATGTCCGCGATCCTGGCGCGCCTTTCGGCGCATTGGACAGGCGGGACGCCTATCCTACATTTGCGCCTTGCGGCGCTGAACACAGGCGGGACGCCTGTGCCACGTTCTTTTCGAGGTGCATTTGGTGGGGACAGGGAAACTTTTGGCGTTGGGCTCACTTTGCCGCGGACAAGAATGTCCGCGATCCTGTTGCGCCTTGCGGCGCATTGGACAGGCGGGACGCCTATCCTACATTTGCGCCTTGCGGCGCTGAACACAGGCGAGACGCCTGTGCCACGTTCTTTTCGAGGTGGTTCTGGTGGGGACATGCTTTCACACTGGGGTGCTTCATACCGCGAAAGTATTACAAGGATTCAATCCGACACAAGTTGATTTCCATTTTACCGTGATCGGGACTGAATGCTCTTGCCTTGTCAGCCGACATTGTAGCGATCCGCGCGCCGCTGGTATAGTGGGGGCGGACGGAACCGTCCGAATGTAATGATAACATTTTCTCATTATAACATTCAAGGAAGCCCTTGAGGTGCAACGTGATACCGCGCAGCGGCGCGCAATACGCAATGTTTTCGGCGCACTAAACCGCCCCCTCTCCCCGCAGGAAATCCTGGAAGCGGCGCAGGAACATGTTCCCAACATGGGGCTTGCGACCGTGTATCGTACGGTGAAGTCACTGACCGAGAGCAAGACGATTGCGGTGGTGGACGTGCCCGGGGAGCCGCAGCGCTATGAACTGGCCGGGAAGGATCACCACCACCACTTCAGTTGCCGGACTTGCGGCCGGATGTTCGAGATGGACGGGTGTCCGGGCGATCTGGAGCGCCTGGTGCCGCCGGGGTTCGTCATGGAAGATCATGAAGTATTCATTTACGGGCGCTGCCGGGACTGTAACCGGCGTCGCTAGCGTGATTATGCGGTGTCGACGAGGCGGCTGTTGTCGAGGAGGTATACGGTGTTGGTGATCCGGTCGAGGAATTTTCGATTGTGTGAGATCAAGACGATTTCCTGATCGAGGCGCTCGAGTATGGCGGCGAGCCTGGCCTCGGTTTCGGCGTCGAGGCCGGCGGTGGGCTCATCGAGCAGGAGCACGCGCGGCTCCATGGCGAGTACGGCTGCCAGGGCAACCATGCGCTTCTCCCCTCCCGAGAGCTTGTAGGTGACGCGGTGTTCGTAGCCGGTGAGCCCGAGCAGGTCGAGGGTTTGGAGGGCGCGTTCCCGCGCGACGGCCGGGGCGGCCCCGAAGTTCAGCGGGCCGAACATGAGGTCTTCGAGTACGGTGGGGCAAAAGAGCTGGTCTTCGCTGTCCTGGAGCAGGTAGCCGGCCTGGCGCCGGACTTCGAGGAAATCGCGCTCGCTGTTGCATCTTTTTCCAAAGGCGTGGACGGCGCCGGCGTCGGGCCGGAGGAGGCCGGTCATGAGGTGCAGGAGGGTGCTCTTGCCGCAGCCGTTGGCTCCGGTAAGGCCGATGCGCTGGCCCGCGCCGAGGGTGAAGTGCAGGTCCCTGAAGAGGGGCTGGCCCGGTGTATAGCCGAACTCGATGCCGCTGAGTTGAATGAGGGGGGCGTTCACGGCCATACCATCCCGAGCATGGCGAGCATTGCGGTGGCGGAGAGGAGGCCGAACCATGCGTCGGAGCGCTGGAAGGCCAGGTCCCCGTGAAAGGCGAGGGAGCCCCGGTATCCGCGCAGGCGCATGGCGTCGCGAATGCGTTCGCCGCGCGCATGGCTGCGGACGAGCATCATGCCGGCCATGTAGCCGGTAGTGCGCAGGGTATGGAGATTGGGGCCGGGAGCGAATCCGCGCAGGCGCGCGGCGGTTGAAAGGCGGCTGTATTCGGCGAGCATCAGCCCCAGGTAGCGCACGGTGAA
This is a stretch of genomic DNA from Candidatus Hydrogenedentota bacterium. It encodes these proteins:
- a CDS encoding transcriptional repressor, with product MQRDTAQRRAIRNVFGALNRPLSPQEILEAAQEHVPNMGLATVYRTVKSLTESKTIAVVDVPGEPQRYELAGKDHHHHFSCRTCGRMFEMDGCPGDLERLVPPGFVMEDHEVFIYGRCRDCNRRR
- a CDS encoding ABC transporter ATP-binding protein → MNAPLIQLSGIEFGYTPGQPLFRDLHFTLGAGQRIGLTGANGCGKSTLLHLMTGLLRPDAGAVHAFGKRCNSERDFLEVRRQAGYLLQDSEDQLFCPTVLEDLMFGPLNFGAAPAVARERALQTLDLLGLTGYEHRVTYKLSGGEKRMVALAAVLAMEPRVLLLDEPTAGLDAETEARLAAILERLDQEIVLISHNRKFLDRITNTVYLLDNSRLVDTA